A window of the Arachis duranensis cultivar V14167 chromosome 5, aradu.V14167.gnm2.J7QH, whole genome shotgun sequence genome harbors these coding sequences:
- the LOC107488828 gene encoding uncharacterized protein LOC107488828, producing MRHREVYEWFVRKCNVNLNSTCITRALKAARKVVEGDEVSQYGLIWDYANELLTSNPGSIVQVGVILMPEAPPQFERFYVCLDACKKGFKAGCRPMIGLDGAFLKTLHGGQILTACAQDANNHIFVVAYVIVDVKNKDNWKWFLDLLQSDLGNYNDNKLCIISDMQKGLIPTVKEVMPKAQHRFCVWHLWKNFSKQWGSTELKDLVWECARSRTHNEFERNMKKVKVINDQAWQYLEKWPKEAWTKAYFSEDPKNDNICNNACESSIAKIKHEKSKPILTLAEEARRIIMKSMVDNKLKLSTYQGILPPVQQSRLEVMTKLSSHWAPQWCGDDKEELFEVHGWPTNMVVDLGKHTCKCHFWQLTGMPCMHAISAIQDKNGKRTEEYCHELLTMEAYKRTYCFNVNPVKGQDMWEKISSPAPVPPPIKPKPGRPTKKRRKDKGDCAKKKKEDAEEQARQMQLQLAIAKGPAPPTDEPSNNNEAQSHSPPPPLGAKRGRPPKLHVIKSKARSNASNQSPVPIFAETLKGTTSATAKKMQTFMTFVPTPGFKRPRKKD from the exons ATGAGACATCGTGAAGTGTATGAGTGGTTTGTGAGGAAGTGTAATGTAAACCTGAACAGCACCTGCATCACTAGAGCATTGAAAGCTGCTAGGAAAGTGGTAGAGGGGGATGAAGTTTCCCAGTATGGGTTAATCTGGGACTATGCTAATGAGTTGCTTACAAGTAATCCCGGGTCTATAGTTCAAGTTGGTGTAATCCTAATGCCAGAGGCTCCTCCTCAATTTGAGAGgttttatgtttgtcttgatGCATGTAAAAAAGGTTTTAAGGCTGGGTGTAGACCAATGATTGGATTGGATGGGGCTTTTCTTAAGACCCTGCACGGTGGACAAATATTGACGGCGTGTGCTCAAGATGCCAATAATCACATCTTTGTCGTTGCCTATGTAATTGTCGATGTGAAAAATAAGGACAACTGGAAATGGTTTCTGGACCTGTTGCAGTCAGACCTTGGCAACTACAATGATAACAAGTTGTGCATCATTTCAGACATGCAGAAG GGACTAATCCCAACAGTGAAGGAAGTCATGCCCAAGGCCCAACACAGATTTTGTGTTTGGCATCTAtggaaaaatttttcaaaacaatgGGGTAGCACAGAGTTGAAAGACCTGGTCTGGGAGTGTGCTAGATCTAGAACACATAATGAGTTCGAGAGGAACATGAAGAAAGTAAAGGTCATCAACGACCAGGCTTGGCAATATCTTGAAAAATGGCCGAAGGAAGCTTGGACTAAGGCGTACTTCAGTGAGGATCCCAAGAATGACAACATTTGCAACAATGCGTGCGAATCATCCATTGCTAAAATAAAGCATGAAAAGTCCAAGCCGATTTTGACTTTGGCTGAAGAGGCAAGAAGAATAATCATGAAGAGCATGGTCGATAACAAACTAAAGTTGAGCACTTATCAAGGAATTTTACCCCCGGTTCAACAAAGCAGACTAGAAGTCATGACAAAGTTATCTAGTCACTGGGCTCCCCAATGGTGCGGGGATGATAAAGAGGAGTTGTTTGAAGTACATGGGTGGCCCACAAACATGGTGGTGGACTTGGGGAAGCACACTTGCAAGTGTCATTTCTGGCAACTCACAG GGATGCCATGTATGCATGCAATTTCAGCCATTCAGGACAAAAATGGTAAGAGGACTGAGGAGTATTGCCATGAGTTATTGACAATGGAAGCGTATAAAAGGACATACTGTTTCAATGTTAACCCGGTGAAAGGACAAGATATGTGGGAGAAAATATCCTCACCTGCCCCTGTCCCACCCCCAATTAAGCCAAAACCTGGGAGGCCTaccaagaagaggagaaaggaCAAAGGAGA TTgtgcaaagaagaaaaaggaggatgCTGAGGAACAAGCTAGGCAAATGCAACTTcagcttgccattgctaaaggGCCTGCTCCCCCTACAGATGAGCCGAGCAACAACAATGAAGCTCAATCACATTCTCCCCCTCCTCCCCTA GGTGCAAAGAGAGGCAGGCCACCCAAATTGCATGTCATCAAAAGCAAGGCAAGATCGAATGCCTCCAACCAGTCACCTGTACCCATATTTGCTGAGACATTGAAAGGCACAACTTCTGCCACTGCAAAGAAGATGCAAACCTTCATGACATTCGTGCCTACTCCAGGCTTCAAGCGTCCAAGAAAGAAAGATTAA